One Streptomyces sp. R28 DNA window includes the following coding sequences:
- a CDS encoding Ig-like domain repeat protein, protein MRRRTLPTTATALAVLFSSVALAATGAGSAAADSSTTLPLKSTGDIVVDGVHQRVFISDPTAGQVLVTDYAGTVVGTVGSLPGVHGLELSPDSGTLYAAVADADAVVAIDTATATEAHRYATGTAGPEYVALTGGKLWFSYGSGGDGNIGSLDLSGTDPVVSLGQDTNRTFYDAPILDASAGAPGTLVAGAPSQSPVVLAVYDVSSGTASRSTYAFDPGNTGGGNLADLAVTPDGKDVITASGSPYYQAVYKLSDLSADGKYVTNTYPNAVDIAPNGDVAAGTFSWYDPDVHVFKQGVSSPLKQYDFPNTGTTSGSDTLAPAGLAWAPDESKLFAVSKNDSDAYSLRIFDAPTKASTTLTAGAPATATRAKPLTLTGTLGSAVAFPAGTTLSVVRTDDESPSGKTLGTATVAADGSYSFTDTPPAGGKVSYTVTYAGDADHAGATATRSVTVAKTATTVTLNNNLKVYGYGSNVTFTAHLGTTYKNRTVEIWADPYGSDKPNTLVKKGAVDSAGNLTATVHLTRDTKVSAKFTGDTRYAAKTTTNTVYTKVAISTSLSGSYKTATAWNEKYYYFHQSKDPVYNTTMTMYPGRKYQFQVQRFYDGAWQTTASEYFALDTYGKDSVTLDGTPPIGPRFRVRSSYVDTASGDNVNATTYGAWKYFTFTR, encoded by the coding sequence GTGCGCAGACGCACTCTTCCCACTACCGCGACAGCACTCGCGGTCCTCTTCAGCTCGGTCGCCCTCGCCGCGACCGGCGCCGGGTCCGCGGCCGCCGACTCCAGCACCACCCTGCCCCTGAAGTCGACCGGCGACATCGTCGTCGACGGGGTCCACCAGCGGGTCTTCATCAGCGACCCGACCGCCGGCCAGGTCCTGGTCACCGACTACGCCGGCACGGTCGTCGGCACCGTCGGCTCGCTCCCCGGCGTCCACGGCCTGGAGCTGTCGCCCGACTCGGGCACCCTGTACGCGGCCGTCGCGGACGCCGACGCGGTCGTCGCGATCGACACGGCCACCGCGACGGAGGCCCACCGCTACGCGACGGGGACCGCCGGGCCCGAGTACGTCGCCCTCACCGGCGGCAAGCTCTGGTTCAGCTACGGCTCCGGGGGCGACGGCAACATCGGCTCGCTCGACCTGAGCGGCACCGACCCGGTCGTCAGCCTGGGCCAGGACACCAACCGCACGTTCTACGACGCCCCGATCCTGGACGCCTCCGCGGGCGCCCCGGGCACGCTGGTCGCGGGCGCGCCGAGCCAGAGCCCGGTCGTGCTCGCCGTGTACGACGTCTCCTCGGGCACCGCGAGCCGGAGCACGTACGCCTTCGACCCGGGCAACACCGGCGGCGGCAACCTCGCCGACCTCGCGGTCACGCCGGACGGCAAGGACGTCATCACGGCCAGCGGGTCGCCGTACTACCAGGCGGTCTACAAGCTCTCCGACCTCTCCGCGGACGGCAAGTACGTCACCAACACCTACCCGAACGCGGTGGACATCGCCCCGAACGGCGACGTCGCGGCGGGCACCTTCTCCTGGTACGACCCGGACGTGCACGTCTTCAAGCAGGGCGTGTCGTCCCCGCTGAAGCAGTACGACTTCCCCAACACCGGTACCACCAGCGGCTCCGACACGCTCGCGCCGGCCGGGCTCGCCTGGGCGCCGGACGAGAGCAAGCTGTTCGCGGTGTCGAAGAACGACAGCGACGCCTACTCGCTGCGGATCTTCGACGCCCCGACGAAGGCGTCCACCACCCTCACGGCGGGCGCCCCCGCCACGGCGACCCGCGCCAAGCCCCTGACCCTGACCGGCACACTGGGTTCCGCGGTGGCGTTCCCGGCAGGCACCACGCTCTCCGTCGTCCGCACCGACGACGAGTCCCCGAGCGGCAAGACGCTCGGCACGGCGACCGTCGCCGCGGACGGCTCGTACTCCTTCACGGACACCCCGCCGGCCGGCGGCAAGGTGAGCTACACCGTGACCTACGCGGGCGACGCCGACCACGCGGGCGCCACGGCCACCCGCTCGGTGACCGTCGCCAAGACGGCAACGACGGTGACGCTGAACAACAACCTCAAGGTGTACGGCTACGGCAGCAACGTCACCTTCACCGCGCACCTCGGCACCACGTACAAGAACCGCACCGTGGAGATCTGGGCCGACCCCTACGGCTCCGACAAGCCCAACACGCTGGTCAAGAAGGGCGCGGTGGACTCGGCCGGCAACCTGACGGCGACCGTCCACCTCACCCGGGACACCAAGGTCAGCGCCAAGTTCACGGGCGACACGCGGTACGCGGCGAAGACGACGACCAACACCGTCTACACCAAGGTGGCGATCTCGACCTCGCTGAGCGGCTCCTACAAGACGGCCACGGCCTGGAACGAGAAGTACTACTACTTCCACCAGTCCAAGGACCCGGTCTACAACACGACGATGACGATGTACCCGGGCCGCAAGTACCAGTTCCAGGTGCAGCGGTTCTACGACGGCGCCTGGCAGACGACGGCTTCGGAGTACTTCGCGCTCGACACCTACGGCAAGGACTCGGTCACCCTGGACGGCACCCCGCCCATCGGGCCCCGCTTCCGGGTCCGCTCGTCGTACGTCGACACGGCGTCGGGCGACAACGTCAACGCGACGACGTACGGCGCCTGGAAGTACTTCACCTTCACCCGCTGA
- a CDS encoding NPP1 family protein, whose amino-acid sequence MSQTAKPRRRSRLAKAALVLGSAAALTVTLTGSASAAVLNPLPWNASTFQNKYMPLFDYDSDGCFPAAAVDAGGQLNGGLNNSGSITGQCRDGHLGRANTYAQSLCRNGWCAYVYALYFEKDQTLNGADAFGHRHDWESVVVFQKQGEERPRYLSASRHGGYSTHPINEVPMDGNRVKIVYHKDGASTHAFRFAGWGEDTEAWGPGNHWDTPALVTMEQMDKTPRDALWNSQWGRANFPLTNNLVSNINKARPGEVPAF is encoded by the coding sequence ATGTCGCAGACAGCCAAGCCCCGCCGACGGTCCCGCCTCGCCAAGGCCGCCCTCGTCCTGGGCAGCGCCGCCGCCCTGACTGTCACTCTGACGGGCAGCGCCAGCGCCGCCGTCCTGAACCCGCTGCCGTGGAACGCAAGCACGTTCCAGAACAAGTACATGCCGTTGTTCGACTACGACTCGGACGGCTGCTTCCCCGCGGCGGCGGTGGACGCGGGCGGACAGCTCAACGGCGGTCTCAACAACAGCGGCTCTATCACCGGCCAGTGCCGGGACGGCCACCTCGGCAGAGCCAACACGTACGCGCAGTCTCTGTGCAGAAACGGCTGGTGCGCCTACGTCTACGCGCTCTACTTCGAGAAGGACCAGACGCTCAACGGCGCCGACGCCTTCGGGCACCGCCACGACTGGGAGTCCGTCGTGGTCTTCCAGAAGCAGGGCGAGGAGCGCCCCCGGTACCTGTCCGCCTCCCGGCACGGCGGCTACAGCACCCACCCGATCAACGAGGTGCCGATGGACGGCAACCGCGTCAAGATCGTCTACCACAAGGACGGCGCGAGCACGCACGCCTTCCGCTTCGCCGGGTGGGGCGAGGACACGGAGGCCTGGGGCCCGGGCAATCACTGGGACACGCCGGCCCTGGTCACCATGGAGCAGATGGACAAGACGCCGCGCGACGCCCTGTGGAACTCCCAGTGGGGCAGGGCCAACTTCCCGCTGACCAACAACCTGGTCAGCAACATCAACAAGGCCCGGCCCGGCGAGGTCCCCGCGTTCTGA
- a CDS encoding DUF397 domain-containing protein: MDNSGHGLVSSYSGNTGGDCVEVAHLTPHIAVRDSKNPEVGTLTLSPEAYVAFVGHVGGVGA, translated from the coding sequence GTGGACAACAGCGGGCACGGGCTCGTGTCGTCGTACAGCGGCAACACCGGCGGCGACTGCGTCGAGGTCGCCCACCTCACCCCCCACATCGCCGTCCGCGACTCCAAGAACCCCGAGGTCGGCACCCTCACCCTCTCGCCGGAGGCGTACGTCGCCTTCGTGGGCCACGTCGGGGGCGTCGGCGCGTAG